From the genome of Haloferax sp. Atlit-12N:
GCATGGAATCGAGTTAGTCGGCGGGACTGAAAATATGTTCTTGAAATAACTAGGTTCGGTTGGTTCCCGCAGGCGAACCGCGGTCGTCTCTCGTCTGGTGGACGAACACGCACGCGATAGGTTCTTGTCACTTGACGAAAGCAACCACGTATGGACGGCAAACGAGTCCTCGTTACTGGCGGTGCCGGATTCATCGGTTCGAATCTCGCCAACTCTCTCGCAGAAGACAACGACGTCATTGCAATCGACGACCTCTATCTCGGGACGCCCGAGAATCTGGATGATGCCGTGGAGTTCCACGACATGACGGTCCTCGACGACGACCTCCCGACCGAGGGCGTCGATGTGGTGTTCCATCTCGCGGCGCTGTCGTCGTACAAGATGCACGAAGAGAACCCGACGAAGGGTGCTCGTGTGAACATCGAAGGCTTCGTCAACACGGTCGAACAGGCCCGGAAAGACGGGTGCGACACCGTCGTGTACGCGACGACCTCTTCGATCTATGGCTCGCGGACGGAACCCTCGCCGGAAGACATGCCCGTGGAGTCGCGGACGGGCTACGAAGCGTCGAAGTTAGGCCGTGAGCGCTACGCGGAGTACTTCCACCACCACTACGACATGCAACTGGCTGGCATGCGTTTCTTCTCTGTGTACCAGGGCTTCGGTGGCGCAGAAGAACACAAAGGCGAGTTCGCGAATACGGTCGCGCAGTTCACCGACAAAATCGCCAATGGTGAGTCGCCGGAGCTGTTCGGTGATGGGTCACAGACGCGTGACTTCACCCACGTCGATGATATCGTTCGGGGGATCGAACTCGCGGCCGACGAGCGACTCCAGGGCATCTACAATCTCGGGACTGCCGAGAGCTACTCGTTCAACGAGATGGTCGACATGATCAACGAGGTGCTTGGGACGGATGTGGAGCCTGAGTATGTGGAAAACCCGTTCGAGGTGTACGTCCACGACACGAAAGCAGACTACTCGAAGATACACGAGGCGACAGGGTGGGAGCCTGAGATTTCGTTCGAGGAGGGAGTCGAGCGGGTTTGTGAGCCGTATCTCGACTGACGAAGGAGTTCGTGGTTCGGCTGGGGGGTTTTGCGTTTGATTTTCGAGGTGGTCAAAGACGGTTCATCTGGGAGTCAGTTTCCAAGAAACCGGTTCAGTTCGGTAAATTCGTCGGATGAGAGAATCACCTCAGATCATCAATCGTCAACACAGTATTCACACCTTGGTCAATCGCTACCCGATCATACGGTCCACCAGCGTCACTTATCGCAGTGTTTCTCCGCTCCCTTTCGAACCGCATCTCTGTGCTTCTGGGCAATTGGGTCGGCCTTTTCGATACGCGGCGTCGTCTCTTCTCGCTTTGAAGACGTTTCCTCAATAAGTTGCTCCATGCGGGCGAGAATTTCTTTGGGGTCGTCTTCCGAGTCAACCATGGCTATACTCCTACAAAGAGTGGGAATGAGTATATCCGATTTGGTCAGTTGACCTCGTTCATCCCTAAGCAATACGTCTACAGAAAACACGCGGGTATGCGCTCGCACTATGTATCAACGCAGAGTGCCTCGGGCCTGTCCCTGTGGTACTTCACTTGGCGTCTTGACGCGTGACTTCGGCTACGCACACGGCCTACTTTCTCACCCCGCGTCGGTCCGCAGAGTACGCATACAGGTAGGTACATACGAGAATCGCCGCGCCAAGGCCAACCATATTCTGTAGGAGATCTGTGACCGTCACGACGAACATGAGCGAAAACACGCCATAACACCCGAGGCCGGCAAAGAGACACATGGTGAACCGCTTTCGAACCCAGTACAGCTCGTGTTCGCGTCTCTGCGGGTGGCCATCGACTACCGGCCAGTACGAGCCTGCGATGAAGCCGATCGCAATTGCACACACGAACAGCAACAACAGAGCTTGCGCATTCCCACCCAGTAGCTCACTCGGTGTCCAGTGGGTGACGGCACTCACGGCGAGGATCGACGCGCTCCCGACCGTTGGAGATGCGATGGCGGCGATACCAGCGCCCTGGCAGGCGGCCATGAATCGAGTCAGCGGGTCGGGACGAGTGGGACCGTACGATTCGACCGACATCGTGAGCGAGTCCACTCGCGGCTCGTAGTTGGCTATTACGGCCGGGGGTCTCGTCAACGTGGGCTGGCCAACTTCGATGCTCATCACACCCGTTGTGATTTGTCTCGGTTGACTCGAAGCTTCGAACTCGTTGTATTCACTCACACTACCCGTGTCCACAGAGAGGCTTTTTCGAGTGCTGCTGCTAGCTTGGGGGGCTGTCCCCGCGGTGGGTGTCGACCGCGCGGCGGCGTGGAGTCGGTTATCGACTGGTGATCACACCCTCGTCAGCGCCACCTCATCACAACGTCCGTGATGCTGCTCGAGGCCGTTGGTGTCTCCGCGAGTTCCGAGACAACGTGTTCGGAAAAGATGACGCGTTTGGTCCCGCGGCGTTTCACAATCTTCACACCCGCTTTCCCGAGGTCATCGAGAAAGTCCATGACGCGACTGACGGTTTGGGTGTGGGGGGTATGGCCTTCCTTTGCGTGGAGGACGGTGCGAATGGTACTCGAGTCGAGTGCGAAGCCTGCGGGGACGTTCGTGGCGTACTCTGTGATGTCTTTGGCGATGAAGCGAGCGCGTTCTTGATTGGCGGTGAGTTTCGAGACTGCCTTCGAGGGAAGCCGGATGAGTTGTTGGAGTGGCGAGAGCTGTGTGTTGGTCTCGTCAGTTGGTGTGTCGTCGGATTCGACGGCGTAGAGGCGCTGTTGGAGATGCTTGCGGTGGTCCGTCGCGGCGTCGAGTTCGGCTTCGAGTTCTTGGGTGCGGGTTTCGTAGTCAGCGAGTTGGTCGCGTTGGGATGCGATTGTCTCCGCTTGGGCATCGACTGTGTTTTCGAGTTGTTCGGTGTCGGCCTCGAGTTCGTCGACGCGGTCTTCGAGTTCGTCGATCCGGGCGGCGAGGTCTTCGATGGAGGGCTTGGTCATTCGTGGCCCTCCGTGTGGGGTGGCTGTGCGACGAGACCTTTTTGCGTGGGTGGTGTGTTCGGAGACATGCGGTTGGGGTTAGACCGCACCGGATCCGTGCTACAACACGGGTCCTTTCTGAGAGGACCTGATGACCCGGTGAGTCGTTACGCTAGCTAATTCAGTCCACCCACTTCAAATTAGTCACTAACTGGTGACTAATAACCACAATATGGTGACTATTATCTAACATATCGATTCTGTTAACAGGATGTTCTAACTTGGGACTGTATGCGCAAACGGGGGGATTGGATGAAGCCAACTGACGACCAGATTCTAGAGATATTGGGTGATTCTGGACTCGTATTGACGCCTACTGTTGTCGCATTCAATGCTGGGTTCGACCGCTCCCACGTGAATCGACGATTATCTGAATTCGTCGAGAAAGGACTCGTGACACGTGTTGAACGAGGCAAATACGAAATCTCAGACAAAGGTCTGGGCTATCTATCCGGGGATGTCGACGCATCCGAAC
Proteins encoded in this window:
- a CDS encoding transcriptional regulator yields the protein MVDSEDDPKEILARMEQLIEETSSKREETTPRIEKADPIAQKHRDAVRKGAEKHCDK
- a CDS encoding NAD-dependent epimerase/dehydratase family protein, producing MDGKRVLVTGGAGFIGSNLANSLAEDNDVIAIDDLYLGTPENLDDAVEFHDMTVLDDDLPTEGVDVVFHLAALSSYKMHEENPTKGARVNIEGFVNTVEQARKDGCDTVVYATTSSIYGSRTEPSPEDMPVESRTGYEASKLGRERYAEYFHHHYDMQLAGMRFFSVYQGFGGAEEHKGEFANTVAQFTDKIANGESPELFGDGSQTRDFTHVDDIVRGIELAADERLQGIYNLGTAESYSFNEMVDMINEVLGTDVEPEYVENPFEVYVHDTKADYSKIHEATGWEPEISFEEGVERVCEPYLD
- a CDS encoding MarR family transcriptional regulator; this encodes MKPTDDQILEILGDSGLVLTPTVVAFNAGFDRSHVNRRLSEFVEKGLVTRVERGKYEISDKGLGYLSGDVDASEL